The sequence ACGTGTCTCTAAGCATACTCGTGCTGGACCAGAATGACAACACACCTGAAATCCTgtaccccaccctccccaccgATGGTTCCACGGGTGTAGAGCTGGCACCCCGCTCTGCAGAGCCCGGCTACCTGGTGACCAAGGTGGTGGCTGTGGACAGAGACTCAGGCCAGAACGCCTGGCTGTCCTACCGCCTGCTCAAGGCCAGCGAGCCGGGACTCTTCGCGGTGGGGCTGCACACGGGCGAGGTGCGCACAGCGCGGGCCCTGCTGGACAGAGACGCGCTCAAGCAGAGCCTGGTGGTGGCGGTCCAGGACCACGGCCAGCCCCCTCTCTCCGCCACAGTCACTCTCACAGTGGCAGTAGCTGACAGCATCCCAGACGTCCTGGCCGAATTGGGAAGCCTCAAGCCCTCAGCAGAACCTGACGACTCAGGCCTCACACTGTACCTGGTGGTGGCAGTGGCCATAGTGTCCTGCGTCTTCCTGGCCTTTGTCGTCGTGCTGCTGGCGCTCAGACTGCAGTGCTGGCACAGACCGCATGTGCTGCAAGCTTCGGGAGGTGTACCAGCGGGCGTACCCGCCTCTCATTTTGTGGGCGTGGACGGGGTGCGAGCTTTCCTGCAGACCTATTCCCAGGAGGTCTCGCTCACCAGGGACTCGCGGAGGAGTCACTTGATCTTCCCGCAGCCCAACTACGCGGACACGCTCATCAGCCAGGAGAGCTGTGAGAAAAGCGAGCCTCTCCTGATATCTCAAGATTTACTTGAAATGAAAGGAGATGACAAGCAAATTCAGGTGagcttatttctttttgaacATTATAAAGAACAGTTATGCCAGTGTGGTTATTAAAAAGctttaacacacatttatttgaaaataaagcaatGTGGTCGTCATTGattcttttgtttaaatatatgttcctctcttcttctgggattgtGGTGGGGCTGCACTTGCTGATCTGGTATGGCTGAGTGGGCCTAGTAAATAGTTCTGACCAATACATTGTAAATGGAAGTATGTGAATTTCTTCCCAAACGAAGTTCTAGTTGCCATTGTAAGAATTACCAGATTTCTAACTTACTCTTTGAACTTGTGACTGTGCCATCTATCTGGGTCCTTGAATAACTACAGTGACAGAAGAGCCCTGTGGTTGACTCAACATTGATCTGTATATCTGTGATAAGtagacttttttcattttaaatcactGTGATGAAGTTTGTCACTCCAACCTACCTAGTCTATCCTGGTAaacaggcatatatatatataaagcatatatatataatatatattatatatatataaacacacatatatatggtattttaGGCTATAATAATATGATGCTTAACTCCTTCCAAGACAGACCAATCTCATTTCATCCTGATGACATAAAAATGATAGGGTAAAAAACATAGATGTTGGTCAAATTCTTTTACCTGGCATGTAGTCCCTACTTTGTATacttaaagtgtgtgtgtgtgtgtgtgtatccatgtgGATTTCAGCCTTTTCTCTGAAGGTGGGAAGCTCAATTGCCTAAACTGTTATGAGCCTTGGAGTGGCAGGTCTTGTCCTTTGGgaaggattttaaaatgttaggAGATATGTCTTAACCTCTATGAGAGGTTTCCAGACCATCCACTTCAACAATGGAATAGGAGTCCTACAACTTATTGGGCTAGAAATTGTTGGCCCATTTTGAAAtttatgaaattaatttcacCCATAAAATCGCACCAGAGAGTCATCCAAAATTAGGCCAAAACAGATTTCATTAGGTCTCAAACAAAGGAATACAGCTCTCCTTCAGTGTGTTAGGAAAAGGTACAGTCAAAAGTGTGAGACAAAAGGACCTGAACGAAATAACTGAAAGCAGAGAAGTGTATATTCTCACCCAAGCCTACAAATGCATCACAGAAAAAAGGCACATTACCTTTGGaatattttttaggaaaaatCTTTACAATATTAATATACCTTTccttgtaaagagaaaaaaaattaaatggctaGGGTCAGGGGAACTTTATATGTTCAAAGagaattttctaagaatttcataTAAAACATAGCCTAGGTGGctcagtcgttaagaatctgcctgccaatggaggggacacgggttcaggccctggtccgggaagatcccacatgccgcggagcaactaagcctggcgccactactgaacctgcactctagagcccatgctcctcaatgagaagcccacgcaccgcggcgtagagtagcccacactctccacaactagagaaagcccacacacagcaacaaagacccaatgcatccaaaaataaataaattaatttttaaaaaaatagtatagcctacatataccctgggaaaatgCACAGAGTACAAAGGCATCTACTTGTATGGATTATAAGAAGTCTCAGACATCCCATTTTAACTAAAAAGGATTTTTGAGGGATAGGCAAGAGTTCATTACAATAAAAAGGGAGGAGGGTTTATaataaaaggaacagaaagtATAAAGGCATGAAGTAGGGAAAACAAGGGAAACGATGTCTTCAGAAAACAGATAATAATCTGTCTTGACTGGAATGTAAGAGGGGTATTGATTAGCACTGcaaaataacagaataaattGTTGAGTTTGTATTTAATTCGGTAGTGCATTTGAAATAAAGATGTTTGTTTTAGTTACCCAAGACTGGTTCAAGGATTACAGGTAAGTTTCAAAATGGAGTGTCTAAGAACTCTCACTTCCTCTCCAAGATTTACCAGTGGTCAAATCAAACTCATTACACTTATTAATGGTATAAATTTACTGGAGCTGAGAATTGGCATTAAGGAGTATTTGTGTATACAGTCATATAGTAAAGAAGCACtgatttcaaagaaataaataagtttacacaggatttagttttataaaaacatgTGTGCGCTCAAATTGGTCTCTTGTGCTTAGATTGGTCTTTTTAACAAAATATCAGGCTCCTCTGTACGTAATGGGAAGATTatctatgttttaaaatgatgagcaatatattaaaataagtcTAGGGCTTTGACTCACTCCTTTTTTTTGCAAAGATTAGACCTTTTTATCCACTACCAGTAACCTAATTGGTTACATCCATACTAGTCATGCCAGTGTTTATAAATACAGTGGAATCACTAAAGATATTTCTGCccccaaaactgaaaaaaaaaagctgtatgccttatgaaaaatatttaatgaagaaagaagaataaagtgatgGCAACACTTCAAAGATTATGAAAAGCTAGAAAATATCagatttaaagggaaaatttGAATAGTTTGTTCTTTCcaacaaataaaaagacaagataTATAGGTCCAAGAGCTTACAGTTTGAGGAATAAATAGTTGGGCAATATGCAGTTTTCTCAGACAACCTCTGGGTGCTACTGTTGACCAAAGGGAACATAAGGGTTCTCATTTCTGCAGGAGTGATGGGCAGAGTGTTTTTCTGCTTTGTCCTGTGCACATCAGAACGCAAACGCACCTCCTGTGCAACCTCAAGCGCCTAACAAATAAGTCCTACCCTCAAATCTCAAAAGTCCAGGGAgctgtcattgatttttttaaacatcccaGAGACATCTTGAAGAGCAGCTTCCCAGAGAGTTCAAGAAATGCTTAGGAGCTCCAGAAAAGCTGAAACAATGAGAAGTCAGGTACTGCTTCTCTTCCTGCTGTCTTTGTTGTGTAGGGCAATCTCCCAGGAGATCCAGTACTCGATTTCAGAGGAGCTGGCCAAGGGCTCGAGGGTGGGGAACCTGGCCAAGGATCTGAGGCTCAGTGTCCAGGAGTTGCCAGCTTGAAAACTGCGGATTAGTGCAGAGGAGTTTTTCAGTGTGAGTGCAGAGGTGACATTAATGCCCTTCTCTAGCCAGATTCTCGAGGGCTCAGACCTTGGAATCGTAATAGCCCTCATTAAAGTCCGAGACCAGGATTCTGGGCAAAATGATATGGTGACATGCTATATTCAGGAAGGAGTTCCCTTCAAATTAGAATTTACCTCCAAGAATTATTACAAGCTAGTGATTGACGGTGCCCTAGACCGAGAGCAGAGGGCAGAGTACAATGTTACCATCACAACCACCGACAAGGGCAAGCCGCCCCTCTCCTACAGTACAAGCATCACCCTACACATCCGCGATGTCAACGACAACGCTCCAGTTTTCCACCAGGCCTCCTACGTGGTCCACGTGGCAGAAAACAACCCGCCTGGAGCTTCCACCGCCCAAGTTAGCGCTTCAGATCCAGACTTGGGGCCCAACGGCCACGTCTCCTACTCCATCGTGGCCAGCGACCTGGAGCCGCGCGCGCTGTCGTCCTACGTGTCCGTGAGCGCACAGAGCGACGTGGTGTTCGCGCAGCGCGCCTTCGACCACGAGCAGCTGCGCGCCTTCGAGCTGACGCTGCAGGCCCGCGACCACGGCTCGCCCGCGCTCAGCGCCAACGTGAGCCTGCGCGTGCTGGTGGGCGACCGCAACGACAACGCGCCAAGGGTGCTGTACCCGGCGCTGGGGCCCGACAGTTCGGCGCTCTTCGACATGGTGCCGCGCGCCGCGCAGCCCGGCTACCTGGTCACCAAGGTGGTGGCGGTGGACGCCGACTCTGGACACAACGCCTGGCTGTCCTACCACGTGCTGCAGGCCAGCGAGCCCGGACTTTTCAGCGTGGGGCTGCGCACGGGCGAGGTGCGCACGGCGCGGGCCCTGGGCGACAGGGACGCGGCCCGCCAGCGCCTGCTGGTTGCTGTGCGCGACGGGGGACAGCCGCCCCTCTCGGCCACCGCCACGCTGCTCCTGGTTTTCGCGGACAGCCTGCAGGAGGCGCTGCCGGACCTCAGTGACCACTGTGAGCCCACTGACCCCCAAGCTGAGCTGCAGTTTTAGCTGGTGGTGACCTTGGCCTTGATCTCAGTGCTCTTCCTCCTGGCAGTGATTCTGGCGGTCGCCCTACACCTTCGACACTCCTCCAGCCCCGCTGCCTGGAGCTGCTTTAAGCCTGGTCTGAGCTCCAAGTCTGGACGGAGGGTTCCCCCCAACTACAGTGAGGGAACATTGCTCTATTCCTACAATCTGTGTGTTGCTTCGCATTCAATTGTGCGatttaaattgtgaaatttaattttcacaacgtGACCCAAGAAACAGCTACCCCTCCGGATCTCCTAGGTGAAGATCCTTCTATGGGTATATGTGCCAGTAATGAAGACTCCCAAATCTCTCATGATTCCTCTTTTTCCCATCACGTGAGTTTTTGCAGACttacttaaattttattattgtattttattctcGACAGTGCATCATTATTTTCGTCCCTTGTTCATTGTTCTAGTGGTGGTAGTGGGAGAGTAGAGGTGGTAGTGGGAGAGGTATAGGATGGGTGGAGATTGGTCCCTTGATTGCTCAGTAGTCTTGGCAGTTACCTAATTACTACTCAATTTGCACTCTTGGCATTTCTATATGGTCAACAAATCCTGCTAAAGATAGCTTTTTCTTGGATGTCACCACCCTTAGTAATAGAACTGTCCTTAATTAGTTGATGTGTAATACtcctttttttcaagattgtaaATGTATTGACAGTTCTTTCTGCCTAAGTTAATGTTCATCTTCATCAAATACATTCtagttgtttatctttttttctgcGATGTGTATTTTAATATAGCCTTCCAATAATTCTCTTAGCACTTTTTTGCCTTATCATGTGCAGCAAAGACTGCCAGGTTTTACATTTGAATCACTAACTTTGGGTCTTTTTTCCCACTTCAAAATCTGTCAAGAATAATTTTATTGACcattcttaaataatttatttttataccctTTCTACTTTGTCACTAGTATAGTAAGAAATGtaacaaacattttttgtatGCAGAGCCTTTTCTATGTTACTTTTTTTAGTATAGGTTTCTGAGAAGTGAgtcaaattttttcaaaatattttattttgcctccCAATCCCCAGCAATTTGTGAGTCTTTTGAGGATTGTGGAAAATACTTTTAATCTATTCTCCAAAGTCTgagaattttaaaactctgaataGTTAATGGACTTTTGTATCTGGTCAAAATTTATGAGTAATTTCTAGAAACTAAATATTATGTGAGTAATAATCTAAAGAACTGAGTACTTGCTGCTTTATTTCAAGTTTTCTCACATTAGTAAATTAAGTATTCATGAataagaaaactatgaaacatgCAATGATTATATACAATtactaaaatatttccttttactggttatttctaaaatcaaaactaaagtaaacgtataaataaaagtaagataATACCTTCTGGATGTGTCCTAATGTGGAAATGATCACTGAAACACCATTTCCTCTTCACAGTGCTTCAGTTtaacttttctgtcttcttacctttattatttccttttaaggtCAGTTATTTACCCATTGTTTTAGGTTTTGCAGCTGCATTAATGACTCATTCGTTAAGCACTGAAAAACTATTTCAGTGTATACTCTAGGAGAAGTGCTGTTCTAGAGTGAGAACTCACTGTGAACATGATCATCGCAGATATAACCTGTGGCCTAGAATCTtcttatataaaattaatgagCAAATGTCCTTCCCAAACCTATTATCATATTTGCCAAGCCCATTTGCACAGGGGTAAGGCTAACTCTTTGAACAGTAGATATTTTCTTACAAGGGAATTGAAAATTTGCCCCAGATTCTAAAGGGTCAACCCATGTGAGAATACTTGTTTCTGCATAGGTTGAGACTGGAGCCCAGACCTGtcttttcatccatttattctttCAGTCTTCAAGTATAACCTTGTTCCTGGGAGGGATAAATATGTCCCTTATGCAATACACAGTAGTGAAATTGGGCTATGAGAATAAATAATGCAAAAACTTAAAAAGAGGTAGAAAAATTcttaccaaaaataaattatctctgagaaaataaattattttataagtcTTATTGTACAGGAATCTTTGGATCATTTCTGGATTTTCATTGCAAATTGAACAGCAGGTGTTTGACTTTtatcattttggggaaaaatagaATAGGGCAAAGAAATGGTGTACACAAGTGATACTTTATTTACCAAGAATAGACTGCAGTAACAGGTTAGGACTCTGAGTGTCGCTGTTCACCAATCGGGGGAAGAAAAGAACCAGGAAATTAATACAAACCACAAGATTTCTGCATTACAAAGCACTAGCTCTGGGGCTTTAGAAAGCTTCGAACTGGACCCCCGAGAGCGCCAGCATCCAACGGTGAAAGCACATTATCTTGGACCCTGAAGGTCCTTGGAATCCTCAGGCCTCCACCAAGGGAACACCCACGAGCAAGCTATTCCGCCGCGGGGCTGTAATGGCGGCTTCTCCTTATTGCCCAGACTGCAGCCGGCTGATCGGGATCTGCGTTCTCTTGGGGGCCCTGTGGGAAATCCGGGCCGAACATATCCTCTACTCGGTGCCTGAGGAGCTGGAGAACGGCTCCTTCGTGGGCAACATCGCCAAGGACCTGGGGCTGGAGCCCTGGGAGCTGGCGGAGCGCGGAGTCCGCATCGTCTCCAGAGGTAGGACGCAGCTTTTTGCTCTGAACCTGCGAAGTGGCAGCTTGGTCACTGCGGGCAGGATAGACCGGGAGGAGCTCTGTGACAGATCTCCAAAGTGTGTAGTAAACCTGGAGATTCTCCTAGAGGACAACGTGAAGATTTTTGGAGTAGAAGTGGAAATAATCGATGTTAATGATAACGCGCCCAACTTTGGGGCAgagcaaagggaaataaaagtagCTGAAAGTGAAAATCCTGGGACAAGATTTCCTCTTCCTGAAGCTTTTGATCCGGATATAGGGATAAACTCTCTGCAGGGTTACCAGCTCAGCTCGAATGGTCACTTCTCCCTGGATGTGCAAAGAGGAGCTGATGGGATTAAGTACCCTGAGCTCGTGCTGGAGCGCGCCCTGGACCGCGAGGAAGAGGCGGTTCACCATCTCGTTCTCACCGCCTTCGACGGAGGCGACCGGGTTCACTCTGGCACTGCCAGGATTCATGTAACACTTGTGGATACCAACGACAATGCCCCAGTATTCACTCAGCCCGAGTACCATGTGAGTGTGCAGGAGAACGTGCCGGTGGGCTCCAGGCTACTCACAGTAAAAGCCACTGATACAGATGAAGGAGCCAATGGAGAAGTCACATATTCTTTCCGGAAAGTAAGAGATAAAATATCCCAGCTATTCCACTTGAATTCTCTGACTGGGGACATAACAGTATTGGGGGATCTGGATTATGAGGACTCTGGGTTCTATGATATAGATGTAGAAGCCCATGATGGGCCTGGTCTCCGAGCCAGAAGTAAGGTACTGGTGACAATTCTGGATGTAAATGACAATGCCCCAGAAGTCACAGTTACATCTCTCACCAGCTCTATTCAAGAAACTTCTTCCCCAGGCACAGTAATTGCACTTTTCAATGTGCATGACAGTGATTCAGGAGAGAATGGCCTTGTCACATGTTCTATTCCAGATAATCTGCCATTCACACTTGAAAAGACCTTTGGAAATTATCATCGGTTGTTGACACACAGGACTCTGGATAGGGAAGAAGTCTCAGAATATAACATCACTGTAACTGCCACTGACCACGGAACTCCACCATTGTCTACAGAAACACACATCTCACTGAACGTGGCAGACGTCAATGACAACCCACCTGCCTTCCCTCAAGCTTCCTACTTGGCCTACATTCCAGAAAACAATCCTAGGGGAGCTTCTATCTTCTCTGTGACGGCCCATGACCCTGACAGTAACGAGAACTCAATGGTCACTTACTCTCTGGCTGAGGACAAGCTGCAGGAGGCGCCTCTCTCCTCCTATGTCTCTATCAACTCTGACACAGGTGTATTGTATGCTCTGCGCTCCTTTGACTATGAACAGGTTAGAGACCTGCAGCTACTTGTGACAGCCAGCGACAGCGGGGACCCTCCACTCAGCAGCAACGTGTCTCTGACCATATTCGTGCTGGACCAGAACGACAACACACCTGAGATTCTGTACCCCGCCCTCCCCACCGACGGTTCCACGGGTGTGGAGCTGGCACCCCGCTCTGCAGAGCCCGGCTACCTGGTGACCAAGGTAGTGGCTGTGGACAGAGACTCGGGCCAGAACGCCTGGCTGTCCTACCGCCTGCTCAAGGCCAGCGAGCCGGGACTCTTCGCGGTGGGGCTGCACACGGGCGAGGTGCGCACAGCGCGGGCCCTGCTGGACAGAGACGCGCTCAAGCAGAGCCTGGTGGTGGCGGTCCAGGACCACGGCCAGCCCCCTCTCTCCGCCACAGTCACACTCACGGTGGTCGTGGCTGACAGCATCCCAGACGTCCTGACTGACCTAGGCAGCCTGAAGCCCTCAGCGGACCCTAATGACTCGGGCCTCACGCTGTACCTAGTGGTGGCGGTGGCCGCCGTCTCCTGCGTCTTCCTCGCATTTATCATCGTGCTGCTGGCGCTCAGACTGCGGCGCTGGCACATGTCGCATCTGCTCCAGGCTTCAGGCAGCAGGTTGGCCAGCGTGCCCGCCTCCCACTTTGTGGGTGTGGATGGGGTGCGGGCTTTCCTGCAGACCTATTCCCACGAGGTCTCGCTCACCGCGGACTCGCGGGGGAGTCACGTGATCTTCCCGCAGCCCAACTACGCGGACACGCTCATCAGCCAGGAGAGCTGTGAGAAAAGTGGGCCTCTCCTGAGATCTCAAGATTTAcctgaaagaaaaggagaacCCAATCTTCAACAGGTGAGTCAGATCTTGCCACACTGAAACGTAGGCAGAGAGCTGCATAAATGTCTCCAATTACATATAAAAGACACTTCTTTTTTAGTATTCTTTAAAGTGCTTTAAAGTGGAATGGCAAATGATCCTTCAATAATGATAAATAACAGTTACTACGCCTAATAGTTATTGATTACTTATCCTTTGTAATCTTCATTCAGTTATAGTTTCAGCAGCAATTTCTTAAGTTTATACTTCTAACCCTCTCacgtctttatttttttattattttttaacatctttattggagtataattgctttacaatggtgtgttagtttctgctttataacaaagtggatcacctatacatatacatatatccccatatctcttccctcttgcatctccctccctcccaccctccctatcccacccctctaggtggtcacaaagcactgagctgatctccctgtgctatgcggctgcttcccactagctatctattttacgtttcgtagtgtatatatgtccatgcctctctctcactttgtcacagcttccccttccccttccccatatcctcaagtctattctctatgtctgtgtccttattcctgtcctgcccctaggttcttcataacctttttttattttttgagtccatatatatgtgtcagcatacggtatttttctctttctgacttaacttcactttgtatgacagactctaagtccatccacctcactacaaataactcaatttcgtttctttttatggttgagtaatattctgttgtatatatgtgccacatcttctttatccattcatctgtcgatggacacttaggttgtttccatgtcctggctattgtaaatagtgctgcaatgaacattgtcatacatgactctttttgaattatggttttctcagggtatatgcccagtagtgggattgctgggtcatatggtagttctatttttagttttttaaggaacctccatactgttctccatagtggctgtatcaatttacattcccaccaacagtgcaagagtgttcccttttatccacaccctctccagcatttattgtttgtagattttttgatggtggccatgctgactggtgtgaggtgataacctcattgtagttttgatttgcatttctctaatgatgtgtgatgttgagcaccctttcatgtgtttgttggcaacctgtatatcttctttggagaaatgtctatttaggttttctgcccatttttggattgggttgtttgattttttgagactgaggtgcatgagctgcttgtatattttggagattaatcctttgtcagttgctttgtttgcaaatattttctccccttctgagcgttgtcttttcatcttgtttatggtttcctttgctgtgcaaaagcttttaagattcattaggtcccatttgtttatttttgtttttatttccatttctctaggaggtgggtcaaaaagaatcttgctgtggtttatgtcatagagttttctgcctatgttttcctctagagttttatagtgtctggctttacatttaggtctttaatccattttgagcttatttttgtgtatggtgttagggaatgttctaatttcattcttttacatgtggctgtccagttttcccagcaccaattattgaagaggctgtcttctctccattgtatattcttgcctcctttatcaaaaatgaggtgaccagggcttccctggtggtgcagtggttaagaatccgcctgccaatgcaggagacacgggtttgagccctggtccaggaagatcccacatgctgcggagcagctaagcctgtgtgccacaactactgagcctgcgctgagcctgtgtgccacaactactgaagcccgcgcgcctagagcctgtgctctgcaacaagagaagccaccgcagtgagaagcccatgcaccacaacgaagagtagcccctgctcaccacaactagaggaagcccctgtgcagcaacggagacccaacgcagccaaagataaaaaataaaataaattaaaaaaaaataagttgaccatatgttcgtgggtttatctctgggctttctgtcctgttccattgatctatatttctgtttttgtgctagtgctgtactgtcttgattactgtagctttgtagtttagtctgaagtccaggagcctgattcctccagctctgtttttctttctcaggattgctttggctattcagggtcttttgtgtttccatacaaattgtgaaattttttgttctagttctgtgaaaaatgccattggtagttttataggggttgcaatgaatctgtagattgctttgggtagtacagtcattttcacaatgttgattcttccaatcctaaaatgtggtatatctctccatctatttgtatgatctttaatttctttcatcagtgtcttatagttttctgcatacagtctttggcctccttaggtaggtttattcctaggtattttattattttttttcagtggtaaatgggagtgtttccttaatttctctttcagatttctcatcattagtgtataggaatgtgagagatttctgtgcattaattttgtatcctgctactttaccaaatttcttgcttagctctagtagttttctggtagcatcttttagtattctctatgtatagtaccatgtcatctgcaaacagtgacagctttacttcttcttttccgatttgaattccttctatttctttttcttctctgctgcctCTCACGTCTTTAAAGCCATTTTCCTTTAGGCATTACTGAAAGGATAGATTAGAATTGTGAAATAATTCACAATTATTAAGGAGGcaattgtgtatatttatattaaagCATTCTCCCTTATGAAGCTGTTGTTGTGTCTGGactgagtattttaaaatttcctctttttacacCCTAATGTACTTTGCttgaaatttacttttctttcctttgggatAGGTATTTTCCATTATGATTAAACAATGGCAATTTATAAATATTGGGGAATATACTTAACATTTAGATATAACTTTAACA comes from Tursiops truncatus isolate mTurTru1 chromosome 3, mTurTru1.mat.Y, whole genome shotgun sequence and encodes:
- the LOC101336507 gene encoding protocadherin gamma-A4 isoform X20, whose product is MAASPYCPDCSRLIGICVLLGALWEIRAEHILYSVPEELENGSFVGNIAKDLGLEPWELAERGVRIVSRGRTQLFALNLRSGSLVTAGRIDREELCDRSPKCVVNLEILLEDNVKIFGVEVEIIDVNDNAPNFGAEQREIKVAESENPGTRFPLPEAFDPDIGINSLQGYQLSSNGHFSLDVQRGADGIKYPELVLERALDREEEAVHHLVLTAFDGGDRVHSGTARIHVTLVDTNDNAPVFTQPEYHVSVQENVPVGSRLLTVKATDTDEGANGEVTYSFRKVRDKISQLFHLNSLTGDITVLGDLDYEDSGFYDIDVEAHDGPGLRARSKVLVTILDVNDNAPEVTVTSLTSSIQETSSPGTVIALFNVHDSDSGENGLVTCSIPDNLPFTLEKTFGNYHRLLTHRTLDREEVSEYNITVTATDHGTPPLSTETHISLNVADVNDNPPAFPQASYLAYIPENNPRGASIFSVTAHDPDSNENSMVTYSLAEDKLQEAPLSSYVSINSDTGVLYALRSFDYEQVRDLQLLVTASDSGDPPLSSNVSLTIFVLDQNDNTPEILYPALPTDGSTGVELAPRSAEPGYLVTKVVAVDRDSGQNAWLSYRLLKASEPGLFAVGLHTGEVRTARALLDRDALKQSLVVAVQDHGQPPLSATVTLTVVVADSIPDVLTDLGSLKPSADPNDSGLTLYLVVAVAAVSCVFLAFIIVLLALRLRRWHMSHLLQASGSRLASVPASHFVGVDGVRAFLQTYSHEVSLTADSRGSHVIFPQPNYADTLISQESCEKSGPLLRSQDLPERKGEPNLQQFSQHQLLKRLSSLHCIFLPPLSKMR
- the LOC101336507 gene encoding protocadherin gamma-A4 isoform X19 translates to MAASPYCPDCSRLIGICVLLGALWEIRAEHILYSVPEELENGSFVGNIAKDLGLEPWELAERGVRIVSRGRTQLFALNLRSGSLVTAGRIDREELCDRSPKCVVNLEILLEDNVKIFGVEVEIIDVNDNAPNFGAEQREIKVAESENPGTRFPLPEAFDPDIGINSLQGYQLSSNGHFSLDVQRGADGIKYPELVLERALDREEEAVHHLVLTAFDGGDRVHSGTARIHVTLVDTNDNAPVFTQPEYHVSVQENVPVGSRLLTVKATDTDEGANGEVTYSFRKVRDKISQLFHLNSLTGDITVLGDLDYEDSGFYDIDVEAHDGPGLRARSKVLVTILDVNDNAPEVTVTSLTSSIQETSSPGTVIALFNVHDSDSGENGLVTCSIPDNLPFTLEKTFGNYHRLLTHRTLDREEVSEYNITVTATDHGTPPLSTETHISLNVADVNDNPPAFPQASYLAYIPENNPRGASIFSVTAHDPDSNENSMVTYSLAEDKLQEAPLSSYVSINSDTGVLYALRSFDYEQVRDLQLLVTASDSGDPPLSSNVSLTIFVLDQNDNTPEILYPALPTDGSTGVELAPRSAEPGYLVTKVVAVDRDSGQNAWLSYRLLKASEPGLFAVGLHTGEVRTARALLDRDALKQSLVVAVQDHGQPPLSATVTLTVVVADSIPDVLTDLGSLKPSADPNDSGLTLYLVVAVAAVSCVFLAFIIVLLALRLRRWHMSHLLQASGSRLASVPASHFVGVDGVRAFLQTYSHEVSLTADSRGSHVIFPQPNYADTLISQESCEKSGPLLRSQDLPERKGEPNLQQERSSSGGRQDEAERREERPSAVAAGTVALPAVFVPRGSPRPNSLLNSRGAGQELGGRKPRQGSGAQCPGLAGPEVAGYRGEGIFYCKP
- the LOC101336507 gene encoding protocadherin gamma-A4 isoform X10, which gives rise to MAASPYCPDCSRLIGICVLLGALWEIRAEHILYSVPEELENGSFVGNIAKDLGLEPWELAERGVRIVSRGRTQLFALNLRSGSLVTAGRIDREELCDRSPKCVVNLEILLEDNVKIFGVEVEIIDVNDNAPNFGAEQREIKVAESENPGTRFPLPEAFDPDIGINSLQGYQLSSNGHFSLDVQRGADGIKYPELVLERALDREEEAVHHLVLTAFDGGDRVHSGTARIHVTLVDTNDNAPVFTQPEYHVSVQENVPVGSRLLTVKATDTDEGANGEVTYSFRKVRDKISQLFHLNSLTGDITVLGDLDYEDSGFYDIDVEAHDGPGLRARSKVLVTILDVNDNAPEVTVTSLTSSIQETSSPGTVIALFNVHDSDSGENGLVTCSIPDNLPFTLEKTFGNYHRLLTHRTLDREEVSEYNITVTATDHGTPPLSTETHISLNVADVNDNPPAFPQASYLAYIPENNPRGASIFSVTAHDPDSNENSMVTYSLAEDKLQEAPLSSYVSINSDTGVLYALRSFDYEQVRDLQLLVTASDSGDPPLSSNVSLTIFVLDQNDNTPEILYPALPTDGSTGVELAPRSAEPGYLVTKVVAVDRDSGQNAWLSYRLLKASEPGLFAVGLHTGEVRTARALLDRDALKQSLVVAVQDHGQPPLSATVTLTVVVADSIPDVLTDLGSLKPSADPNDSGLTLYLVVAVAAVSCVFLAFIIVLLALRLRRWHMSHLLQASGSRLASVPASHFVGVDGVRAFLQTYSHEVSLTADSRGSHVIFPQPNYADTLISQESCEKSGPLLRSQDLPERKGEPNLQQQAPPNTDWRFSQAQRPGTSGSQNGDETGTWPNNQFDTEMLQAMILASASEAADGSSTLGGSAGTMGLSARYGPQFTLQHVPDYRQNVYIPGSNATLTNAAGKRDGKAPAGGNGNKKKSGKKEKK